The following is a genomic window from Azospirillaceae bacterium.
AATCAGCGTCTGCGTCATCGAGAAGGGGTCCGAGGTCGGGGCCCACATCCTGTCGGGCGCCGTCATCGACCCCATCGCGCTGAACGAACTGATCCCCGACTGGAAGGAAAAGGGCGCCCCGCTGAACACGCCGGTGGTGGACGACCGCTTCTATATCCTGACCGAGGCGGGGTCGCTGCGCATTCCGGGCGCGCTGCTGCCGCCGCTGATGAACAACCACGGCAACTACATCGTCAGCCTGGGCAACGTCTGCCGCTGGCTGGCGCAGCAGGCTGAGGAACTGGGGGTGGAGATCTACCCCGGCTTCGCCGCGGCCGAGGTGCTGTACCACGACGACGGGTCGGTCAAGGGCATCGCCACCGGCGACATGGGCATCGGCAAGGATGGCGAGCCGACGGACCGCTACACCCCCGGCATGGAACTGCACGGCAAGTACACCCTGTTCGCGGAAGGCGTGCGCGGCAACCTGTCGAAGGAGCTGATGGCCCGCTTCAACCTGCGCGACGGCGTGGACCCGCAGAAGTATGGCATCGGCATCAAGGAACTGTGGCAGATCGACCCCGCCAAGCATAAGCCGGGCCTGGTCCTGCACAGCCAGGGCTGGCCGCTGGACAGCCAGACGGGCGGTGGTTCCTTCATGTACCACCTGGAGGACAACCAGGTGGCCATCGGCTTCGTCGTCCACCTGAACTACACCAACCCCTACCTGTCGCCGTTCGAGGAATTCCAGCGCTTCAAGCACCACCCGCTGATCCGCCCTTACCTGGAGGGCGGCAAGCGCCTGTCCTATGGCGCCCGCGCCATCAATGAAGGCGGCTTGCAGTCGGTGCCGAAGCTGACCTTCCCGGGCGGCGCGCTGATCGGCTGCGCCGCCGGCTTCGTCAACCTGCCGCGCATCAAGGGCAGCCACAACGCCATGAAGACCGGCATGCTGGCGGCCGAGGCGGCGTTCGACCGCCTGGTGGAGGGCAGTGAGGGCCATGACGAACTGACGGCCCTGGAATCCAAGTGGCGCCAGAGCTGGGTGTTCGAGGATTTGCACAAGGTCCGCAACGTGAAGCCCAGCCTGAAGCACGGCCTGTGGCTGGGCACGGCGCTGGGCGGCCTGCACATGTGGCTGCATGACCTGAAGCTGGGTTTCCTGGTGGGCTGGACCCAGCATCACGGCAAGGCGGACCATGAGACGCTGGTGCCGGCGGCCCAGGCCAGGAAGATCGTCTATCCCAAGGCGGACGGCGTTCTCAGCTTCGACCGCCTGTCCTCGGTCTTCATCTCCAACACCAATCATGAGGAAGACCAGCCGGCGCACCTGAAGCTGAAGGACCCCACGGTCCCCATCGCCTTCAACCTGCCGACATACGATGAACCGGCGCAGCGCTATTGCCCCGCCGGGGTGTACGAGGTGACGCGCGAGGACGACGGCACCAACCCGCGCTTCGTCATCAACGCGCAGAACTGCGTCCACTGCAAAACCTGTGACATCAAGGACCCCACCCAGAACATCACCTGGACGGTGCCGGAGGGCGGCGGGGGCCCCAATTACCCGAATATGTGAGTTCCCGGAAAAGGCGCCCCGACCCAGGGCGCCTTTTCTTCGTGCGGCCCCGGCATGCGGTGAGAGCGATCTTTTGCCCCGCCGGGAAATGGCCGCCATGGTTGTTCTGGCCGCTGTTCCCGATTAGCCTTGGGCCCGCGTGTCACCCGCCCGGCGGCGGGTGGGAAGGATTTCAAGGAACGGCGGTTCAGCGTGCGGTTTTTGCGGCGGACATCATCCCGGATTTTGATTGCCGGCTTGGCCTTGATGGCCAGCGGAACCCCCGTCTTTGCGGCCAAGGCGCCGGAAAAGGCCGCCGCCGGTGCCTCCGGGCCCGATCCCCTGTCCGCCTTCGTCGCCGGCAAGGTGGCGCAAGGGGCGGGCGACTGGCCGGCGGCTGCCGATTTCCTGGCCCTCAGCCTCAAGTCCGATCCCGACGACCTGACCCTGCTGCGCCGCGCCGTGCTGATCAATGTCGGCCTGGGCCGGGCCAAGGCGGCCCTGCCGCTGGCCCAGCGCCTGATCGCGGCCAAGGACGGCAATCCCGTGGCCCTGACCCTGATCGCGGCCGACGCCGTGGCCCGGGGAGATGAGGCGGCGGCGCTGAAGGCCGTGGATGAATTGCCCAAGGACGGGCTGGGGACCTTCATGCGCCCCTTGCTGATCAGTTGGACCAAGGCGCGCAAGGGTGACTGGGTCGCGGCCCGGGCCGCCCTGGACCCCATGCTGGCCCAGCAGTCCTTCCACGCCCTGGCGGCGCTGCACGCCGCCCTGATCGAGGATCTGGCGGGGCATGAGGACGCCGCCCGTACCTGGTACGCCCAGGCCATGGAAGGCGGGCAGGTGCTGCGCGTCGCCATGCTGCGTGCCAATTTCGAGCTGCGCACCGGCCATCCGGACCAGGCCGAGGCCGCCGTGGCCGGCATCCTGCAGGCCGACCCCAAGGGCCCCATGGGCGATGCCGCCCGCGCCGTGCTGGCCCGTGCCCATCCCAACCGCGTGATCGGCACGCCCACCGAAGGTCTGGCGGAGGCCCTGTTCGACGTGGCCGCCGCCATCAACCAGGAAAAGGTGGCGGAGGTGGCACTGCTGTACGACCGCATGGCCCTGTTCCTGAACCCGTCGCTGGCCCCGGCCCGCATGCTGGCGGGTGAGACGCTGACGGAACTGGACCGCGATGCCGAGGCGCTGGCCGAATACAATTCCCTGGTGGCCGAGCTGGGCATGGCGACGGGCGAGAAGGCGGATGCCGGCCTGTTGTGGGCGGCGCGCCTGCGCTCCGCCGACGCGCTGGCCCGCCTGAGCCGCCCGCAGGAGGCTGCCGGCATCCTGAAGGCCATGGCGTCGGAGCGGCCGGAGCGCGGCGACGCCCTGGTGCGCCTGGGCGACCTGCTGCACAACGACCATCGCCCGGCCGAGGCGCTGGCCGCCTACGACCAGGCCATCCAGCGCCTGGGCGGCCGGCCCAGCCCCAACGACTGGTTCATCTATTACGCCCGCGCCACGGTGCAGGATCAACTGGGCCATTGGCCGGAGGCGGAGTCCGACCTGCTGCGCGCCCTGCAATTGCAGCCCAACCAGCCGGGCATCCTGAACTACCTGGGTTATGCCTGGTCGGAACGGGGTGTGAAGCTGGACCAGGCCCGCCAGCTGCTGGAACAGGCGGTGAAGCTGCGCCCCAACGACGGCGCCATCATCGACAGCCTGGGCTGGGCGCTGTTCCGCTCCGGCGACGTTCCGGGCGCTGTCAGCCTGCTGGAGCGCGCGGTGGAACTGAAGTCCCGCGACCCCTCCATCAACGACCACCTGGGCGACGCCTATTGGGCCAACGGCCGCCGGCTGGAGGCGCACTATCAGTGGGTGCGCGCCACCCGCGACAATCCGGATGACACCCTGAAGGCGTCGCTGGAGGAAAAGCTGAAACGCGACCCGGCCGCCGCGCAATGATATGAGTGTCTGGAATACCCGCTTTTAATCCCAAGGAACGACCCTCGTGACCACGGTAAGCGCCGCTGCCGCCGCCAAGCTGAACCTGTACCTCCATGCCCTGGGCAAGCGGCCCGACGGCTATCATGAACTGGACAGCCTGGTGGTGTTCGCCACCGCCCATGATCTGATCACCGTGACCGAGGCGCCGGGCTACAGCCTGACCATCGACGGCCCCTTCGGCAGCACCCTGGTGGCGGAAGGGACCGGGCGCAACCTGGTGTCCCGCGCCGCCCATGCCCTGGCCGACGCGCTGGACCGCGACCCGCACGTCGCCATCCGTCTGACCAAGAACCTGCCGGTGGCATCCGGTATCGGTGGCGGGTCGGCCGACGCCGCCGCCACGCTGAAGGCGCTGGCCCACCTGTGGGGCGTGGCGCAGGACGATGCCCGGCTGGTGGAAATCGCGCCCACCCTGGGGGCCGACGTGCCCGTCTGCCTGTTCGGCCGCACCGCCTATTTCGGCGGGGCGGGGGAACAGGTGGTGGCGGGCCCGGAATTGCCGCCGGCGGCCCTGCTGCTGGTCAATCCCGGCGTGCACATGCCGACCAAGGACGTCTTCGCCGCCCGCACGGGTGCCTGGTCGGCCGCCGGCCGGCTGGAGCGTGATCCGGTCGACGTGGCCGATTTCGCGCAGTTGCTGCGCGCCCGGGGCAATGATCTGGGGCCTGCCGCGGAAAGCCTGTCGCCCGCCATCAGCGCCGTGCTGGCGGCGCTGGACGCCACCCCTGGCTGCCTGCTGGCGCGCATGTCGGGCAGTGGTGCCACCTGCATTGGCCTGTATGCCGACGTGGAAACAGCGGCATCGGCGGCGGCGCTGATCAGCCGCGTGCGCCCCACCTGGTGGGTCAAGGCCACCGCCCTGCTGCCGGAGGTGCCGGCGGCCGAGGTTGTGGAGGCTTGATGCCGTAGGCTTTGATCTTGACCGATCAAAGCCCCCCTCAGGCGCCGGGCGCCAGCATCCGCTGGCTTGGGCTCACGGACCTGACCGGTCCGGGCCGGCGGTCACCGGCCAATCACACGGCATAAGCCGGGGCCGGGTACCGTCAGTGTTCCCGTGCCAGCCGGGCCGCCAGGTCCCGGCTGGGCCAGCCGTCCGGCACCGTCCCGTCCCAGGGCGTCGGGTGTGCCGCCTGATAGGCCAGGATGGCGTTGGCGGTGCGGGCGCCCGGCCGGCCATCCACCGGTCCTTTCAGATATCCCAAATTCCGCAGGTGCTGCTGGATCAGGCGCACGCCATCGGCGTCCACCGCCGGCGGCGGCGTGCGCGGCTGGCCCGGCGCGGGTTGGGGCGGTGGCTTGGCCGTGGCCGGATCCTGGGTCTGCACCGCCAGCGCGATGCCCGCCATGTCCGGCGACGGACCGCCGGCGCCACGCCCATGCAGGGCGCTCAGCCGCTCCTGCGCCAGGGCCAGGCCGCCCTCGGCGGCGCGGCGATACCACGCGGCGGCCTGGGCTGCGTCGGCCGGGACATCCACCCCCTCGTCATACAGCAGGCCCAGGTTGAACTGCGCCTGGACGTCGCCGAGATCGGCGGCGCAACGGTACCAGGGCAAGGCCGCCGTCACGTTCTCCGGCCACCCCATGCCGCCGGCCTCCAGCCCTGCCAAGGCCGAGCAGGCGCGCCGGCGGATGCCCGCGTCGCCATCGGCGGCGGCGGCCTTGTACCAGGCGCCAGCGCGCGCCATGTCGGCCGCGCGGTCGAACGGCACGTCGCCGTAGGCTTCGGCCAGATCCAGCTGGGCCTGGGTGTCGCCCGCCCGCGCCCGTGCGTCCAGCGCGCGCAAGGAGTCATCGGCGTTGGCTGGTGGCGCCGGCGGCCCGGCATCGGCGGCCAGGGCCGGCGTGCCCAGCAGGACCAGGACGGCAAGGCCCAGGGTGGCGAGGCGTAGCGAGGGAGGCAGCGGCATCAAGGGCCCGGCGGCGAAGAAGGGGCCGCCATAGTGCCATGGGCGTGTCATCGGGGAAGCCCCCATCGTCTGGCGATGGGGCCGGCGATCCGGAGTCGGCGATTTGGGCCGTTGCGTCGGCCGGGCTTTCTGATTATGGTGCCGCCCTCCCCGCCGAGGGGAGACCGGTATTGGGGCGTCGCCAAGCGGTAAGGCAGCGGATTTTGATTCCGCCATGCGGAGGTTCGATCCCTCCCGCCCCAGCCAACCTTTTCCTTTCAAATCCTGCCCCATGTTCGCGCCTTGAGGCGCGTCCGCGATTATGGGGTAAACCAGTTGAATAGTCGCCGTCCTGTCCCGAGTCCGGCCAGGGGCAGGGCGACCTGCGCATGCCGGCCCCGGTTTCCCAGCCTTTTCATGCAGCTTTTGCAGTCCATCGGGGCATCCTGGCGATCAAAATGTCAGGATTTGTCAAATTTTAGATATCGCCCCGGCTTCATCCAAAGTATTATTGCCGCAAGGATAGGTTTTGCCGACGGTAAAACCCCTCCCGAGGGATGACGGGATATTGAATTGGCCGGCTCGCCGGACATGGTATCCTGATGGCGGTTAAGGTGCGGCCGGTTGGCGTTGCCGGCGCGGGCGCCGCCGTTGGCGTTCCGGGAGGGGACTTGGTCTATCGTGGCCTTGTCCCGGGTGGAAATACGTGATGTTGCGCTTGTTGGCCGGGGTTTAAGAACCGATTCCCGGTTGCGGAGATGAAATGAATCGCCAGAACGCGCCTAAGCGGGATTGGGTCCGGGTGAAGCCCGGCGAACGTCCGGCTGCGGTGCCGGAAAAGCCTGAACACGACGATCAGAAACTGTTGACCCTGTTGCAGTCCGCCAAGCGCGAACTCCAGGGCCTGCGTCTCATTCATCTTCATCTGTCCTTGCTGAAGGACAAGAGCAACCTTGACCTGCTGTCCATCAAGCGGGCGATGCAGGAGACGGCGGACAACTCGTCTTATCTACAGGCCTTCAACCTGTCCAACGACGATGTCATCGTCCTATACAAGGGCATCAAGTTCTCCCTGATCAGCGATGTCTGTTCCAAGATCGAGAAGCTGCTGCTGTCGCGCACGGTGATGACGCGGCCGAACCCGTACCGCGAAGACAGTCTCTATTCGATCATGGAGTTGTCACTCAACTTCGTGAACGTCATCCGCTTCATCGAAGGCCTGCAGAAGGGCGAGGGCGGAGAGGTCGCGGAACAGAAGACCAAACCCCCGATCACGCTGGAGGAACTGGGCAAAATCGAACGCGCCGTGCAGATGTTCGACCTGTCGCCCTTCATGCTGAACCAGCCGGTGGTGAACATCCAGAACGCCACCGAGAATGAGTTCGAGTATTTTGAGCTGTACATCGCCATCAAGGCGTTGGAAGAGCGGCTGTCCCCCGACTACGACATCACGGCCAACCGCTGGCTGTTCAGCTATTTCACCTCGCAGCTGGACCTGTCGGTGCTGCGCGCGCTGAATTACGGCGTGGATTTCCTGCGCGGCAAGCGGCTGGGCCTGAACCTGAACCTGGCCACCGTCCTGTCGGCCAGCTTCGTGAAGTTCGATGAACGGCTGACCGCGGAACTGCGCGGCAACGTGGTGCTGGAGATCAACAAGACCGACCTGATCGAGAACGTCTCGATGTACAAGGAGGTCGTCGATTTCGCCGCCACCCGCGGCTATAAACTCTGCATCGACGGCATGAACGATTTCTGGGTCACGCACATGGACCTGGAATACATGGCCTGCGACTACGCCAAGATCATCTGGTCCCCCGACATGGAAAGCATGAGCGAGGGGGAGGAAGACGCCCTGCGGGAAAAGATCCGCCAGCAGGAAAACTGCCGCTTCATCCTGGCGCGCTGTGGCACGGTGGCGGGCCTGATCTGGGCGGAGAAGATGGGCATCAGCCTGGTCCAGGGCCGGGTGATCGACAACATCCTGCGCAAGAGCGTGCTGGTCCGCGACGCCCTGAAGACCGCGCAGGTCATGAACGACGACTGAGGCCCCTTGATCGGTTCCGATCAAAGGGATTGGCCATAAGCCGTTCTCACAACTATTCCCCATCCCAATGGACAGGGCTTCGGCCGCGGCGGTTTAACCTGGGGGTAAGTAATCCCCCATTAAAAGTAGGTTATCGCCGGACCGACAATTCTGTGTCACTTTCTGCCAGGGGTCATCCGGCGGCCGATGGTCGGGAATGAGCGATCATTCCACGGCCGCTATGGATGACATCCAGGGCGGGGTTGCCGGAGACTATGTTGGGACGGGAACAAGCGGTGCAGACTGCCGACGATGACGGCGGTGGGCGTACGGGCGATGCCGGCCTTGCGGCCACTGCCCCCGCGGCCGCCACGACCAACAGCAAGCCCGCCGCCCAGGGCGAGGCCAGCCGCAGCACGCATTTCATGTTTGAGAACAAGGTGTTCTCGGTCGCGGGCGCCCACTTCTCCTTCGCCCGCGACAGCAATGAGGCCGTCTACAACGTCGAACTGGGCGACATGTGGGGCAAGATCCCCTTCCGTACCCTGCGTGAGGCGTTCGGCATCGCGGAGGACAGTCCGGACGCCGGACTGCTGGGCGTGGTCGAGCGCAGCCTGAAGTTCGTCAAGATCATCCGCCCGGGCGATAGCATCCCCCGCGAACTGCTGGACGGCACCGCCTCATGGCGGGTGGAAGACCACCACCTGGCGATTGCGCGCGGCCGCATCACCGTGCAACTGGTGTCCTGGATCACCGGCAAGGAAACGCTGGTCACCGACCGCGCCCAGCTGGAGCAGCTGGTGGAGGATCCACAGACCAAGCAGCGGGCGCAGCAGGCCTTCACCGAACTGGCCAAGCGCTTCGGCATCCCGGAAGAGCGCAAGCAGGAGATCGTCGACAAGGTCGACACCGTGGCGCGCGAGCTGTCCTATATCGAGGCGCTGCGCGACCGCTATGCCCAGGTGCAGCGCATCATCACCGGCCTGGCCCAGGCCGGCCGCATCTACAAGACCGACCGGCAAATCCAGGCCGACCTGTCGCGCATGATGGCCCTGGTGAAGCAGCCCATCCTGGATTTCGAGGACATGTTCAGCCAGCTGGACGCCCAGACGGGCGAGATCATGGCCGTGCTGAAATCCTATGAAAGCCAGATCGCCTTCATCCGCCGCATGCGCGACGAACTGCACACCCGCCTCATGCTGTGGGACGATCTGATCACCGCCTGGGAAGGCGATGCCGCGGAGCGCGGCCCCGAACTGGAGGGGCGCCTGAAGAAGACCTACCAGTTCCTGGCCCAGAACTTCCTGGTGACCAAGGTCTGGCAGCGCGGCGGCTGACGGTCACTGCCCAATTCTCAATCTCTGTCGAAACCGCCCGCCAGCCTATAGGCGCGGTTTTTCCGCGACGGGTCATGCACCTCCAGGAAACCGTCATCCACCCATTGCCGGCACAAGGACACCACGGTGCGGGGACTGAGGCCCAGGTGGGTCGCGATGTCGCCGCTGGTGGCTGTCCCCTGTCGGCGCAGCAGTTCCCAAAGGCGCCGCTGCCGTGGATCAAGGCGGCGCAGAATGCCGCTCTGGTCAATGGCACCCCGTGACGCCGCCTTGTCGGCTTGGGCCTTCACAGCCGTAAACGCTTCTGCCATGCCGGCGCAAAAATAGGCGATGAAACCGGTAATGTCGGAATCGGCACGGCCCATATAGTAGTTATGTGAGGGGCCGACGGTCAGGGCCTGGTAATAACCCTGCAGGTTTCGGGCGTAATATTCGTCCAGGCTATAGATGCCCTTGAGGCCGTAGCCAGCCTTGTGCAAAAGCAATGTCGCCAGCAGCCGCGCGGTGCGGCCGTTGCCATCGTAATAGGGATGGACGGTCGCGAACTGGTAATGCGCCACCGCGGCGATCAGCGGTGCCGGCAGTTCGTCGCGATCCGTCTGGGCGCTGATCCAGTCGATCAGATCAGCCATCAGGTCGGGGACGTTCGCCGCTTCGGGCGGCATGTAGATGATCAGGCCCGATCCCGCTGCGCGGATGACATTCTGCCCATCCCGGTAAGGGGCGGGCTTTATTTTGCCGTGCAGCACCAGCCCATGAAGGCGTTGGATATCGCTTTCTTCCACGTGCCGGGTCTGGCCGGACAGACGCTCAACCTCCTCCAGTGCGCGATAATAATTGCGGACTTCCGTCTGGTCGCGCTCCCGCCCCGGGATGTGGGCACCGGACAGCACCTGTTCCACCTCAGCCTGGGTCAGGCGGTTGCCTTCGATCTGGGTGGAATAGTGGGTGGCGATCAGTCGGGCCGTTTCGCGCAGGGATGCCAGCATGTCCACATCGATGGGCAACGCCAAGATGCTTTGGCGGGCCGCCTCGATGGTCATGAGCGCCTTGGTGATGGCCGGCGTAATGGTGAAAGTGGGCTGGTACATGGCCCCCCATCGTGGTCGCTACGGGGCCCAATGTCATTTAAAACGTCGATATCACGCTGATAAATGTCAGTTATCGCGCTGATAAACCGTTCCCAGCTTACCGCCCCTCACGCCGCCAGGCCAGTACCAGCAGCGTGGCCAGCACCAGCAGGCCCAGCCAGGCCGGCACCAGGGGCACACGGGCGACGCCGGTGACGGTGTAGTCGCCGTTGGCGCGCAGGCCCAGCCAGCCGCTGCCGGCGGCGCTCTGCCCGGGGTTGACCCGGCGCAGGTCGGGCAGGCCGGCCCCACCCCCATCCACCAGCCAGAACACGCCGCCGCCCGTGGCCTTGGCCAGGGGGGCCAGGCGGTCGGGGGTGGTGCGCATGTCGGCCAGTTCCGGCGGGTTCAGGGCGCCCACCACGGCCAGGGCGGTGCGCTCGCCGTCCTTCACCCGCCACAGGCCGGGCTCGGTCGCGGGCAGGCTGCCGCGCGCCACCCCGTCCGGGCTGTCGGCCAGGGGCAGGGTGGTGACGGCGTCGCTGGGCGACCGCACCTCCACCGGATCGGAATCGGGCTGCAGCGACCGGCGTTCCACCACCAGGCGGTCGCCGTCCACGTGCGCCTTCAGATCCTGTTCCTCCAGCGCCGGTTCCTTCATCAGCCAATGGGCCAGGCGGCGCAGCAGTTCCGCCGCCGGGCCGCCGCCCTCGAACCCGCGCGACCACAGCCACATGTGGTCGGAAGCGATCTGGGCGACGCGGCCTTTGCCCACGCGGTCCAGCACCACCAGCGGCCGGTCGTTGGCGCCGGTCATCACCACCGTGCCCTGGCGCGGCGTGATGTCGATCTGCCGGAACCAGCGGCCCCAGGGCGCCTTGCCACCGGCCTTGCCGCCATCGACGTCGCCGTCCAGGCCGGCGGTCACCGGGTGGCGTCGGCCGGCGTCGGTCAGGGTGGGGACGAAGGGCTGTTCCATCACCTGGCCCGTGGGTTCCCCCGGCAGGATCTCGCCCAGCGGCGTGCGGTAGAGCGACAAGGGCGTGGCGTAAGCGGGGCCGCTGGCCTCCAGGAAGGCGCCGCCGTTGCGCACATAGTCGGCGATGTTGGCGAGATACCCCATGGGCAGGATGTTGCGCTGGCGATAGCGGTCGAAGATGACGAGGTCGAAGTCGTGCAACTTCACTTCGAACAGTTCACGGATGGGGAACTGGATCAGCGACAGCTCACGAATGGGCGTGCTGTCGGACTTCTCCTGCGAGCGCAGGATGGTGAAGTGCACCAGATCCACGGCGGGATCGGCCTTCAGCAGGTCGCGCCAGGTGCGCTCACCCGCGTGCGGCTCGCCTGACACCAGCAGCACGCGCAGGCGGTCGCGCACGCCGTTGACGATGAAGGCGGTGCGGTTGTTGGCCATGGACAGTTCGGCAGGCCCGGCATCCACCGACAGTTCCAGCAGGTTGGGTCCGCCATGGTCCACGGTGATGGTCAGGGGCACGTCCTCGCCCACCGGCACCGGCACCTGGCGGTCGGGCTCGCCATCCTGGCGGATGGTCAGCAGGGCGCCGGCGGCGGATGCCTTGGCGGCAGGCAGATCCTCCACCCGCACGGTGGCGGTCACGGTCTTGCCGACGATGCCATAGCTGGGGCCGCGCACCAGCACCAGGCGGCGGTCGCCCTCGCCATGCTCACCGGTCAGCAGGGTGTGGACGGGGCCCAGGTCGGCCAGGCTTTCCGGCTTTTCCGGCACGTCGTGCACCTGGCCGTCGGTCAGCAGGATGGCGCCGGCCAGGCGGCGGCGGGGCACGTCGGCCACGGCCTGGGTCAGGGCGTCGATGGCCCGCGTCTCCTCCCCCTTGCCGCCGGCGGTGGAGGTGCCGGTCTCCACCACCCGCAGGTCCAGGTCGGGCACGCGGCCCAGCTTGTCCTTCAGGGACGCCAGGGCGGCGTCGGTGCGCGCCTTGCGCTGGCCCACGTTCTGGCTGGCGGAGGTGTCGACCACCACCACCGCCACGTCCTTCAGCGGCCGCCGGTCCTCGCGGATCAGCGCGGGGTCCAGCAGCAGCAGGGCCAGTGCCGCCAGGGTCACGGCCCGCCAGGTCAGGCCGCGCGCCCGCCGCAGGGCCATGAGCCCCAGCCCCGCCAGCGACAGCACCAGCAGCAGGACCAGCAGCCAGGTGGGCAGCAGCGGCTCAAAACTGACGCTCAGGCCGGAGAACACATCCATCATTGCCCCAGCCGCTCCAGGATCGCGGGCACATGCACCTGGTCGGCCTTGTAGTTGCCGGTCAGGGCGTACATCACCAGGTTGATGCCGAAGCGATAGGCCATCTCACGCTGGCGCTCGCCACCCGGCACCACGGCGTTCAACGGCCGGCCCTGGCCGTCCGTGGCCCAGGCCCCGGCCCAGTCGTTGCCGCCCACCAGCACCGGCGACACGCCGTCGTTGACGTGGCCCTCCGCCGCCTCCGCCCACAGCTGGCCGCCCGCCTGGCGGCCGGGGAAGTCCTGCAGCAGGAAGAAGGTGCGGCCCAGCACGTGGTCGGCGGTCACCGGCGCCAGCGGCGGGATGTCCAGCCCGTGGGTCAGTTCGCGCAACTGGCCCTGCACGGTGGGATCGGCCGCCCCCTGGTCGCGGGTATCGAACAGGATCATGCCACCGTTGTGCAGGTACTGGTTCACCTTGGCCACCGCCGCGTCCGACAGCTTGCCCTGCGCCGGCGTCACCACCCAGTACAGCAGGGGGAACAGGGCCAAATCGTCCTTCTCCACGTCCACGCCCATGGCGCCGGCCACGTCCACCGCCGTACGGCGGTTCAACTGCTCCCCCAAACCCAGCAACCCCGCTTTGGTGGTGGCGTCGGCGGCGCGGTCGCCGGTCTGGACATAGGCCAGCCAGTTGCCGGTGGTGGCCTTCACGATCTCATCATCCGGGGTGGCGGCATGGGCCTTGGGACCGGCCGCCAGCAGGGCCGCCAGCGCCAGGCCGGCCACGGCACCGCGTCGCGAGGCCAAGCGCATCGAGAACAGCCCGCGCACCATCAGCGACAGGAACAGGTCGGCCACCCACAGGCATGCCGCCAGGCCCAGGAACCAGGGGCGCAGATCGGTCTCGCTGGCGCCAGCGAAGCCCTGGTAGCTGACACCGGCCAGCGCCTCCATCGGGGCCAGGGGCGACACACTGCCGGCCAGGTTCAGGGCGCGGCGCCGGTCGCCCACGCCGTAATATCCCGGCGGATGCAGCGGCCCCACCAGGGTCTCTTCACCATCCGCCTTCTGTTGCGGCTCCAGCGGTTGCGCCAGGGCCGAGGGCGCGCCCAGGCGGCCCTGGCCGTCCAGCAGCGACAGGGGCGGCAGGGCGCCGCCGGCCGTGCCGCCGATGCCGCCCGGCAGGCCGTCGCTGAGGCCCACCAGCCGGCGCAGCATGTCGACGTACAGGCCCGAGAGCGCCAGGTTGGACCAGGCCGGGTCGGCGCTGGTGTGCACCAGGGCCAGCCAGCCCTTGCCCCGTCGCTCACCCGTCACCAGCGGCGTGCCGTCCTCCAGCCGGGCCCAGACCTTGTCGCCCAGGTCGGGGCCGGGCTCGGCCAGCACCTGGCGGCTGACGGTCACGTCGGCCGGTGCGTCCAGCCCGGCGAAGGGGCTCTTGT
Proteins encoded in this region:
- a CDS encoding DUF4159 domain-containing protein, whose translation is MAFASPWVLWALVLLPGLWWLLRLTPPAPKRITFPALRLLLGLTAKEETPARTPWWLLVLRLVLSALLIVGLARPLLHPDAAVAVGGGPMLLVVDTGWAAGRDWPDRQQALDRLVTQAERQDRPVMLLATATGASGEAPQIQGPLNATAARHLVQALAPQPWPTDRTAALAALDTAQKTGPLAGITAETYWIADGLNDSAVGPLGDRLRALGRVTVLSAGSDHGPLLLRAPNSDGGTLNVPVERADGAQAQPVAVEAMGEDGRSLGRVDGTFAAGQRQLTLPLTLPGELRNAAVRLHIEDRAGVGAALLLDDRWRRRPVGLATAGPAGDNQPLLSSLYYLDRALAPYAEVRRGTVQALLSGGVAVLVLPDSGPLSDADTAALSRWIDQGGVLVRFGGTRLAHEDAGAGTAPGAEPLLPVQLRGGDRSLGGALSWTTPAHLAPFDDKSPFAGLDAPADVTVSRQVLAEPGPDLGDKVWARLEDGTPLVTGERRGKGWLALVHTSADPAWSNLALSGLYVDMLRRLVGLSDGLPGGIGGTAGGALPPLSLLDGQGRLGAPSALAQPLEPQQKADGEETLVGPLHPPGYYGVGDRRRALNLAGSVSPLAPMEALAGVSYQGFAGASETDLRPWFLGLAACLWVADLFLSLMVRGLFSMRLASRRGAVAGLALAALLAAGPKAHAATPDDEIVKATTGNWLAYVQTGDRAADATTKAGLLGLGEQLNRRTAVDVAGAMGVDVEKDDLALFPLLYWVVTPAQGKLSDAAVAKVNQYLHNGGMILFDTRDQGAADPTVQGQLRELTHGLDIPPLAPVTADHVLGRTFFLLQDFPGRQAGGQLWAEAAEGHVNDGVSPVLVGGNDWAGAWATDGQGRPLNAVVPGGERQREMAYRFGINLVMYALTGNYKADQVHVPAILERLGQ